The following are from one region of the Leucobacter sp. Psy1 genome:
- a CDS encoding heme-copper oxidase subunit III produces the protein MNTQSAVPTVQRPNTVAVGTIVWLGSEVMFFAGLFAIYFTLRAMNPELWAEQVEKHNFTFALINTLILVASSFTCQAGVFAAERGQPRATGASPRNWGTVEWFFLTFFMGAVFVSGQVWEYATFVSEGITLPSDPYGSAFYMTTGFHGIHVALGLIAFLLVIGRIYAVKNFGHKEETSAIVVSYYWHFVDIVWIILFFVIYVLDIL, from the coding sequence ATGAATACCCAGTCAGCCGTGCCCACGGTGCAGCGACCGAATACGGTCGCCGTCGGTACGATCGTGTGGCTCGGCAGCGAGGTCATGTTCTTCGCGGGGCTCTTCGCGATCTACTTCACGCTGCGCGCCATGAACCCAGAACTCTGGGCGGAGCAAGTCGAGAAGCACAACTTCACGTTCGCCCTGATCAACACGTTGATCCTGGTCGCGTCCTCCTTCACGTGCCAGGCAGGCGTCTTCGCAGCAGAACGCGGCCAGCCGCGTGCGACCGGCGCCAGCCCGCGCAACTGGGGAACCGTCGAGTGGTTCTTCCTGACCTTCTTCATGGGCGCGGTGTTCGTGTCCGGTCAGGTCTGGGAGTACGCGACGTTCGTGTCCGAGGGGATCACCCTCCCGTCCGACCCCTACGGTTCCGCCTTCTACATGACCACCGGTTTCCACGGCATTCACGTGGCACTCGGCCTCATCGCCTTCCTGCTGGTCATCGGGCGCATCTACGCAGTGAAGAACTTCGGCCACAAGGAGGAGACCTCCGCCATCGTCGTGTCGTACTACTGGCACTTCGTTGACATCGTGTGGATCATCCTGTTCTTCGTCATCTACGTCCTCGACATCCTCTAG
- a CDS encoding DUF3043 domain-containing protein yields the protein MAKKDSAGGAPADGQPEADRQAQLGKGRATPSRKQSQAARAQPLVGGRDKAAIKAQRQQQASARERARVGMMQGDERYLTVRDRGPQRRYVRDYVDARWSVGELLIPAMLLVLLMTFIPGPIQVYSIFIIWGFLGLAILDAVLLGVRLKGKLAAKFGGEEKVQRGFRWYAAMRAFQFRPLRMPKPQVKRGKFPE from the coding sequence GTGGCGAAGAAGGACTCTGCCGGTGGCGCACCCGCGGACGGACAGCCCGAAGCCGACCGGCAGGCCCAGCTCGGCAAGGGCCGCGCGACCCCGAGCCGTAAGCAGTCCCAGGCGGCACGGGCGCAGCCGCTCGTCGGGGGCCGAGACAAGGCCGCGATCAAGGCGCAGCGTCAGCAGCAGGCCTCCGCGCGCGAACGGGCCCGCGTCGGCATGATGCAGGGCGACGAGCGCTACCTCACGGTTCGCGATCGCGGCCCGCAGCGTCGCTACGTCCGGGACTATGTCGATGCGCGGTGGAGCGTGGGCGAGCTGCTCATCCCAGCCATGCTGCTGGTGCTCCTCATGACGTTCATTCCCGGGCCGATCCAGGTGTACAGCATCTTCATCATCTGGGGCTTCCTGGGTCTCGCGATTCTCGACGCGGTGCTCCTCGGCGTGCGCCTGAAGGGGAAGCTCGCGGCGAAGTTCGGCGGTGAGGAGAAGGTGCAGCGCGGCTTCCGCTGGTACGCGGCGATGCGCGCCTTCCAGTTCCGGCCGCTGCGCATGCCGAAGCCGCAGGTCAAGCGGGGCAAGTTCCCCGAGTAG
- a CDS encoding GNAT family N-acetyltransferase yields MTVKIRRGAIDDAQSLFELALQYQTGRDPIGRDEFNIALDNVLRKRDQETNVLFVSEIDGKIVGYSLMTVSRLLHAAGLTAHLQEIVVDESARGHGVGDRLIQANEHYCMGRGVRQLSASTSRIGSFFNHRGFEVQGEHYRKVLDLE; encoded by the coding sequence ATGACTGTGAAGATTCGCCGCGGAGCCATCGACGACGCCCAGTCGCTGTTCGAGCTCGCCCTGCAGTACCAGACCGGGCGCGACCCGATCGGCCGGGACGAGTTCAACATCGCTCTGGACAACGTGCTGCGCAAGCGGGATCAGGAGACGAACGTCCTGTTCGTCTCCGAGATCGACGGCAAGATCGTCGGGTACTCGCTGATGACCGTCTCCCGCCTGCTGCACGCAGCAGGCCTGACCGCCCACCTGCAGGAAATCGTCGTCGATGAGTCGGCACGCGGGCACGGGGTCGGCGACCGTCTCATCCAGGCGAACGAGCACTACTGCATGGGTCGTGGAGTCCGCCAGCTCTCAGCCTCGACCTCGCGGATCGGATCGTTCTTCAACCACCGCGGCTTCGAGGTGCAGGGGGAGCACTACCGTAAGGTCCTCGATCTCGAGTGA
- the ctaD gene encoding cytochrome c oxidase subunit I — MKKGNVVVSWITSTDHKVIGYMYLISSVVWFLIGGLMALLIRAQLFAPGLEIIPTKEQYNQLFTMHGTIMLLMFATPLFAGFANVMMPLQIGAPDVAFPRLNAFAFWLYTFGSLIAVGGFLTPQGAASFGWFAYAPLSDMTFSPGVGGNLWVLGLGISGFGTIMGGVNFITTIITMRAPGMTMWRMSIFTWNTLVTSILILLAFPVLAAAMFGLAADRIFHAQIYTGEGGAILWQHLFWFFGHPEVYIIALPFFGIVSEIFPVFSRKPIFGYKTLIYATIAIAALSMTVWAHHMYVTGSVLLPFFALMTMLIAVPTGVKIFNWIGTMWRGSITFETPMLWSLGFLVTFVFGGLTGVILASPALDFHLSDTYFVVAHFHYVVFGTVVFAMFAGFYFWWPKWTGKMLNERLGKIHFWVLFIGFHTTFLVQHWLGVMAMPRRYYTYLPEDGITWGNQVSTVGAMILGASMIPFLLNVYITARRAPKVEVNDPWGFGRSLEWATSCPPPRHNFTSIPRIRTESPAFDLNHPEVSGIEQPARPVTAQH; from the coding sequence ATGAAAAAAGGTAACGTCGTCGTCTCGTGGATCACCTCCACAGACCACAAGGTGATCGGATACATGTATCTGATCAGCTCGGTGGTGTGGTTCCTCATCGGCGGGCTCATGGCTCTGCTCATTCGTGCGCAGCTGTTCGCCCCTGGTCTGGAGATCATCCCGACCAAGGAGCAGTACAACCAGCTCTTCACCATGCACGGCACCATCATGCTGCTGATGTTCGCGACGCCGCTCTTCGCAGGCTTCGCCAACGTCATGATGCCACTGCAGATCGGTGCCCCCGACGTCGCGTTCCCGCGACTCAACGCATTCGCCTTCTGGCTTTACACCTTCGGCTCGTTGATCGCCGTCGGCGGCTTCCTCACCCCGCAGGGTGCGGCGTCGTTCGGCTGGTTCGCCTATGCTCCACTCTCGGACATGACATTCTCACCGGGCGTGGGTGGCAACTTGTGGGTGCTGGGGCTCGGCATCAGCGGCTTCGGCACGATCATGGGCGGCGTGAACTTCATCACGACCATCATCACGATGCGCGCTCCCGGTATGACCATGTGGCGCATGTCGATCTTCACCTGGAACACCCTGGTGACCTCGATCCTCATCCTCCTGGCATTCCCGGTCCTCGCCGCCGCGATGTTCGGACTCGCCGCCGACCGCATCTTCCACGCCCAGATCTATACGGGCGAGGGCGGAGCGATCCTCTGGCAGCACCTGTTCTGGTTCTTCGGACACCCTGAGGTCTACATCATCGCGCTGCCGTTCTTCGGCATCGTCTCCGAGATCTTCCCGGTCTTCAGTCGCAAGCCGATCTTCGGGTACAAGACGCTGATCTACGCGACGATCGCGATCGCCGCGCTCTCGATGACGGTGTGGGCGCACCACATGTACGTCACCGGTTCGGTGCTCCTGCCGTTCTTCGCGCTGATGACGATGCTCATCGCCGTTCCGACGGGTGTAAAGATCTTCAACTGGATCGGCACGATGTGGCGGGGCTCGATCACCTTCGAGACGCCCATGCTCTGGTCGCTCGGGTTCCTCGTGACGTTCGTCTTCGGCGGTCTCACCGGCGTGATCCTCGCATCGCCCGCGCTCGACTTCCACCTCTCCGACACCTACTTCGTCGTCGCGCACTTCCACTACGTCGTCTTCGGCACCGTGGTCTTCGCGATGTTCGCCGGATTCTACTTCTGGTGGCCGAAGTGGACCGGAAAGATGCTCAACGAGCGCCTCGGCAAGATCCACTTCTGGGTGCTGTTCATCGGCTTCCACACCACCTTCCTCGTGCAGCACTGGCTCGGTGTCATGGCGATGCCCCGTCGGTACTACACCTACCTGCCCGAGGACGGCATCACCTGGGGCAACCAGGTGTCTACCGTCGGTGCCATGATCCTGGGCGCGTCGATGATCCCGTTCCTCCTGAACGTGTACATCACCGCCCGTCGTGCGCCCAAGGTCGAGGTCAACGACCCGTGGGGCTTCGGCCGCTCGCTCGAGTGGGCGACGTCCTGCCCGCCCCCGCGCCACAACTTCACCTCGATCCCGCGCATTCGCACCGAATCGCCCGCGTTCGACCTCAACCACCCCGAGGTCAGCGGTATCGAGCAGCCGGCGCGACCGGTCACGGCCCAGCACTAA
- the erpA gene encoding iron-sulfur cluster insertion protein ErpA has translation MSTETITPTTDTAPAHQVGLSDAAQQKVKSLLAQEGRDDLRLRIAVQPGGCSGLIYQLFFDERFLENDAVVDFDGVGVVVDQMSIPYLSGAQIDFEDTIQKQGFTIDNPNAQGSCACGDSFS, from the coding sequence ATGAGCACCGAAACCATCACACCGACGACCGATACGGCGCCGGCACATCAGGTCGGCCTGTCCGACGCTGCCCAGCAGAAGGTGAAGAGCCTGCTGGCCCAGGAGGGGCGAGACGACCTGCGCCTCCGCATCGCCGTGCAGCCCGGAGGCTGCTCCGGCCTGATCTACCAGCTCTTCTTCGACGAGCGGTTCCTCGAGAACGACGCAGTCGTCGATTTCGACGGCGTCGGCGTCGTCGTCGACCAGATGAGCATTCCCTACCTGAGCGGTGCCCAGATCGACTTCGAGGACACCATTCAGAAGCAGGGCTTCACCATCGACAATCCCAACGCCCAGGGCAGCTGCGCCTGCGGCGACAGCTTCAGCTGA
- a CDS encoding c-type cytochrome: MRARAKKNVRKSGRRHPLATAALVAVGLLVTGAAYAGFSQTSATAEVDLTSQQTIEEGRKLFGANCATCHGTGAQGTEEGPSLIGSGAASVHFQVDTGRMPLAYQGPQGMVKPKQFTEEQTLQMAAYVASLAPGPGLPESQYLTADDSNDIANGGVLFRINCAMCHNVAAAGGALTEGKFAPPLGGVEPSHIYEAMVTGPQNMPVFNDANLSPQDKADIISYLKYLENEPTVGGFSLGSIGPVAEGMFIWVLGLGAIVGLTVWVTAKSN; encoded by the coding sequence ATCAGGGCTCGCGCCAAGAAAAACGTTCGAAAGTCAGGCCGACGGCACCCCCTGGCCACCGCTGCGCTCGTCGCGGTCGGCCTGCTCGTCACGGGTGCCGCGTACGCCGGCTTCAGCCAGACCTCCGCGACCGCCGAGGTGGACCTCACGTCCCAGCAGACCATCGAAGAGGGGCGCAAGCTCTTCGGAGCAAACTGCGCCACCTGTCACGGCACCGGCGCGCAGGGCACTGAAGAGGGCCCGTCGCTGATCGGCTCCGGCGCCGCTTCGGTCCACTTCCAGGTGGACACCGGCCGCATGCCACTCGCCTACCAGGGCCCTCAGGGAATGGTGAAGCCGAAGCAGTTCACCGAGGAGCAGACGCTCCAGATGGCCGCTTACGTCGCGTCGCTCGCCCCTGGCCCCGGCCTCCCCGAGTCGCAGTACCTCACCGCGGACGATTCGAACGACATCGCCAACGGCGGCGTTCTGTTCCGCATCAACTGCGCGATGTGCCACAACGTCGCAGCTGCGGGCGGCGCGTTGACCGAGGGCAAGTTCGCTCCCCCGCTCGGCGGCGTCGAGCCGTCGCACATCTACGAAGCCATGGTGACCGGCCCGCAGAACATGCCCGTCTTCAACGACGCGAACCTGTCGCCGCAGGACAAGGCGGACATCATCTCGTACCTGAAGTACCTCGAGAACGAGCCCACCGTCGGCGGCTTCTCGCTCGGTTCGATCGGCCCCGTCGCCGAGGGTATGTTCATCTGGGTGCTGGGCCTCGGCGCGATCGTGGGCCTCACCGTGTGGGTAACCGCGAAGTCGAACTAG
- a CDS encoding ubiquinol-cytochrome c reductase iron-sulfur subunit, protein MAEEAQNNGSDGAVVAAHGHGDGGVSAGTAVIASDAVQNPGLPPHRQRVTDTNPKKAKGAERTVYTLFYLSIVGSLGAVLAYMFFPMESGELLDIRLHTLFVGLGMALGLLALGIGAVHWGKALMADHESIDERHPVASSEEVRQDSAEIFKIADEESGFSRRSLVRNSLIGALVAFPLPGITLLRSLAPQDRDPVQLLKHTMWDTGVRLARDPSGVPIRASEVTIGSAFHVIPETLNHSDFEELSLDERGGSETLLDAKAKAIVLLMRLDQSDLKEDDDRKDWSYNGIVAYSKVCTHVGCPVALYEQHTHHLLCPCHQSQFDVSEHAKVIFGPAKRPLPQLPITVDDEGYLVAQSDFHEPVGPSFWERLK, encoded by the coding sequence ATGGCAGAGGAAGCGCAGAACAACGGCAGCGACGGCGCCGTTGTCGCCGCCCATGGCCACGGCGACGGCGGGGTGTCCGCCGGTACGGCGGTGATCGCCTCCGACGCCGTGCAGAACCCGGGCCTTCCCCCGCACCGGCAGCGCGTCACCGACACCAACCCGAAGAAGGCGAAGGGTGCCGAGCGCACCGTCTACACGCTCTTCTACCTGTCGATCGTCGGGAGCCTGGGCGCCGTACTCGCCTACATGTTCTTCCCGATGGAATCGGGCGAGCTGCTCGATATCCGGCTGCACACACTCTTCGTCGGACTCGGCATGGCACTCGGCCTGCTCGCCCTCGGCATCGGTGCGGTCCACTGGGGCAAGGCGCTCATGGCGGACCACGAGTCGATCGATGAGCGGCACCCGGTCGCCAGCTCCGAAGAGGTGCGTCAGGACTCCGCCGAGATCTTCAAGATCGCCGACGAGGAATCCGGTTTCTCGCGTCGCTCGCTCGTGCGGAACAGCCTGATCGGCGCTCTCGTCGCCTTCCCGCTGCCCGGCATCACTCTGCTCCGCAGCCTTGCCCCGCAGGACCGCGACCCCGTGCAGCTGCTGAAGCACACGATGTGGGACACCGGGGTTCGCCTCGCCCGCGATCCCTCCGGAGTGCCGATCCGCGCTAGTGAGGTCACCATCGGCTCCGCCTTCCACGTGATCCCCGAGACGCTGAACCACAGCGACTTCGAAGAGCTCAGCCTCGACGAGCGCGGTGGCAGCGAGACGCTGCTCGACGCCAAGGCGAAGGCCATCGTCCTCCTGATGCGTCTCGATCAGTCCGACCTCAAGGAAGACGACGACCGCAAGGACTGGTCCTACAACGGCATCGTCGCGTACTCCAAGGTCTGCACGCACGTCGGCTGCCCCGTGGCACTCTACGAGCAGCACACCCACCACCTCCTCTGCCCCTGCCACCAGTCGCAGTTCGACGTCTCCGAGCACGCGAAGGTCATCTTCGGACCTGCGAAGCGACCGCTTCCGCAGTTGCCGATCACGGTGGACGACGAGGGCTACCTCGTCGCTCAGAGTGATTTCCACGAACCTGTCGGCCCGAGCTTCTGGGAGCGCCTCAAGTGA
- a CDS encoding cytochrome bc complex cytochrome b subunit has product MSSTATTKPAATGSSRFTSKAATYIDDRTKVGVAVKEFGRKVFPDHWSFLLGEVALYSFVVILISGTFLTLFFQASMAEVHYTGPYTPMKGVEMSVAMASTLDISFSVRGGLLMRHVHHWAALLFVASIGLHMLRIFFTGAFRKPRELNWVIGFVLFVLAMAEGFTGYSLPDDVLSGNGLRIIDGIIKAIPVVGTYLSYFFFGGEFPGTDIVGRLYMLHIMVLPALVILFIALHLAFVVIHKHTQYPGPGKTEQNVVGFPVLPVYAAKAGGFFFIVFGVILLIASFFGINAIWDYGPYDPSPVSAGTQPDWYIGFADGMLRLVPPGLETEWFGYTWSWNMLIPLALIGLFLVLVALYPFIEAWITGDKREHHILDRPRNAPTRTAIGAAGVTFYGVMWAGASSDLMATHFQLSMEGVIHALQFCLIFGPFIAYFLTKRICLGLQKKDRSIALHGYESGRIVRLPGGEYIEVHKPVSEYERWELVSYTDYAPLMLRPNDQGRIPFSQRLRAGFSRWFFEDRIVPPSQGEIDSQDGHH; this is encoded by the coding sequence GTGAGCAGCACCGCAACTACGAAACCCGCCGCGACCGGATCGAGCCGATTCACCTCGAAGGCCGCGACCTACATTGACGATCGCACCAAGGTCGGCGTTGCCGTCAAGGAGTTCGGCCGGAAGGTCTTCCCCGACCACTGGTCGTTCCTGCTCGGCGAGGTCGCGCTGTACAGCTTCGTCGTCATCCTCATCTCGGGTACGTTCCTGACGCTGTTCTTCCAGGCGTCCATGGCCGAGGTCCACTACACCGGCCCCTACACGCCCATGAAGGGTGTCGAGATGTCCGTCGCGATGGCGTCGACACTCGACATCTCGTTCTCGGTGCGCGGCGGTCTGCTCATGCGGCACGTGCACCACTGGGCAGCCCTGCTCTTCGTGGCGTCGATCGGCCTGCACATGCTCCGCATCTTCTTCACGGGTGCGTTCCGCAAGCCGCGCGAGCTCAACTGGGTCATCGGCTTCGTGCTGTTCGTCCTGGCCATGGCAGAGGGCTTCACGGGCTACTCGCTTCCCGATGACGTGCTCTCCGGCAACGGCCTGCGCATCATCGACGGCATCATCAAGGCGATCCCGGTCGTCGGCACCTACCTCTCCTACTTCTTCTTCGGAGGAGAGTTCCCCGGCACCGATATTGTCGGACGTCTGTACATGCTCCACATCATGGTGCTGCCGGCGCTGGTGATCCTCTTCATCGCCCTGCACCTCGCCTTCGTGGTCATCCACAAGCACACCCAGTACCCCGGACCGGGTAAAACGGAGCAGAACGTCGTCGGTTTCCCCGTGCTGCCGGTGTACGCAGCGAAGGCCGGTGGCTTCTTCTTCATCGTCTTCGGTGTGATCCTGCTGATCGCCTCCTTCTTCGGTATCAACGCGATCTGGGATTACGGCCCCTACGACCCGTCCCCCGTGTCGGCAGGTACCCAGCCCGACTGGTACATCGGCTTCGCCGACGGCATGCTGCGACTGGTGCCGCCGGGTCTGGAGACCGAGTGGTTCGGCTACACCTGGTCATGGAACATGCTCATTCCGCTCGCGCTGATCGGTCTCTTCCTCGTCCTCGTTGCGCTGTACCCGTTCATCGAGGCGTGGATCACCGGTGACAAGCGAGAGCACCACATCCTCGATCGTCCGCGCAATGCGCCGACCCGTACCGCGATCGGTGCCGCAGGTGTGACGTTCTACGGTGTGATGTGGGCGGGCGCCAGCTCCGACCTCATGGCGACGCACTTCCAGCTCTCCATGGAGGGCGTGATCCACGCGCTGCAGTTCTGCCTCATCTTCGGGCCGTTCATCGCCTACTTCCTGACGAAGCGGATCTGCCTCGGTCTGCAGAAGAAGGACCGTTCGATCGCACTCCACGGCTACGAGTCCGGACGTATCGTCCGCCTCCCCGGTGGCGAGTACATCGAGGTTCACAAGCCCGTGAGTGAGTACGAGCGCTGGGAGCTGGTCAGCTACACCGACTACGCCCCCCTGATGCTCCGCCCGAACGACCAGGGCCGGATCCCGTTCTCGCAGCGTCTCCGCGCCGGCTTCAGCCGCTGGTTCTTCGAGGATCGCATCGTTCCCCCGAGCCAGGGCGAGATCGACAGCCAGGACGGGCACCACTAA
- the trpD gene encoding anthranilate phosphoribosyltransferase, with amino-acid sequence MTDARTWPTILTSLLEGDDISVSQAEWAMAQIMTGSASPAQIGAFLVALRAKGVTVDEIVGFRDAILAEALPLALPAASLDIVGTGGDRFGTVNVSSMSAIVAAAAGVPIVKHGNRAASSKSGSSDVLSALGIDLSLDESALVSSFEETGIAFVHAGRFLPGFRHVAPVRKEIGIPTVFNFLGPLCNPVRPEASAVGVADAERAPLIAGVFRIRGASALVFRGDDGLDELTTTGHSRIWEVNRGSLTEHDLDPRDLGIARAEIDDLLGGSPEENADTVRRTLAGDSGPVRDIVLLNAAAGLVAFDLFANPESGERPMLERLAEQIARAADAIDSGAAVAKLEAWAASTTAHAG; translated from the coding sequence ATGACGGACGCACGGACCTGGCCGACGATTCTCACCTCGCTCCTGGAGGGCGACGACATCAGCGTGTCGCAGGCTGAGTGGGCGATGGCCCAGATCATGACGGGATCCGCTTCGCCCGCGCAGATCGGCGCGTTTCTCGTGGCGCTCCGCGCGAAGGGCGTCACGGTCGACGAGATCGTCGGATTCCGCGACGCGATTCTCGCCGAGGCGCTCCCGCTCGCCCTCCCTGCCGCATCACTCGACATCGTCGGCACGGGAGGCGACCGCTTCGGTACCGTGAACGTCTCGTCGATGTCCGCCATTGTGGCCGCAGCAGCCGGAGTGCCGATCGTCAAGCACGGCAACCGTGCGGCGAGCAGCAAGTCGGGTTCCTCGGACGTGCTGTCGGCCCTCGGCATCGATCTGTCTCTGGACGAGTCTGCCCTCGTCTCATCGTTCGAGGAGACGGGGATCGCGTTCGTGCATGCGGGTCGCTTCCTGCCTGGGTTCCGCCATGTCGCCCCGGTGCGCAAGGAGATCGGGATCCCGACGGTGTTCAACTTCCTGGGGCCGCTCTGCAACCCGGTGCGTCCGGAAGCGTCGGCGGTCGGTGTCGCCGATGCGGAGCGCGCGCCGCTCATCGCCGGCGTATTCCGGATCCGGGGCGCGTCCGCCCTGGTGTTCCGCGGTGATGACGGGCTCGACGAGCTCACGACGACGGGCCACTCCCGGATCTGGGAGGTGAATCGCGGGTCGCTGACCGAGCACGATTTGGATCCGCGGGATCTCGGGATCGCCCGTGCGGAGATCGACGATCTCCTCGGCGGTTCACCTGAGGAGAATGCGGACACTGTGCGTCGCACGCTCGCGGGAGACAGTGGCCCCGTGCGCGACATCGTGCTGCTGAACGCCGCGGCCGGTCTGGTCGCCTTCGACCTCTTCGCGAATCCGGAATCCGGGGAGCGGCCGATGCTCGAGCGGCTCGCGGAGCAGATCGCGCGCGCAGCCGATGCGATCGACAGCGGTGCAGCCGTGGCCAAGCTCGAGGCCTGGGCGGCGTCGACGACGGCTCACGCCGGCTGA
- a CDS encoding TetR/AcrR family transcriptional regulator, producing MTQRRPRRRPGENRERLLEAGLIEFGLFGYHGASTSAIAARADVPQPHLYASFATKRDLFLSCCARAFAVPAEDSRDGNTGRTVEPHTGRNRLLMQAIAVARDPQLQESLEPLLQRFIAHSGETLSALLDDAAASLLATDA from the coding sequence ATGACCCAGCGTCGTCCTCGACGCAGACCCGGTGAGAACCGGGAGCGTCTCCTGGAGGCCGGACTCATCGAGTTCGGCCTCTTCGGCTACCACGGGGCGAGCACCTCGGCCATCGCCGCTCGTGCCGACGTGCCGCAGCCACACCTCTACGCGAGCTTCGCCACCAAACGGGACCTCTTCCTCTCCTGCTGCGCACGCGCCTTCGCCGTGCCCGCAGAAGACTCCAGGGACGGGAATACCGGTCGCACTGTCGAGCCGCACACGGGCCGCAATCGACTCCTCATGCAAGCGATCGCGGTCGCTCGGGATCCGCAGTTGCAGGAGTCCCTCGAGCCCCTGCTGCAGAGATTCATCGCGCACTCGGGTGAAACGCTCAGTGCACTGCTCGACGATGCCGCCGCGTCACTGCTCGCCACCGACGCCTGA
- a CDS encoding cytochrome c oxidase subunit 4 yields the protein MKSNIVIFWILTAYLVLVAGIYAVWNHLEGNAFQWPVFTPILLSGALTAFIAFYLGLAKRKQGGQLVEDMEHADIDDGDPEQGEFSPWSWWPLVLAFACSVVVLGLAMSWGFFWLSFFMAPLVLVSIVGWVYEYYRGHFAR from the coding sequence ATGAAGTCCAACATCGTCATCTTCTGGATCCTGACGGCTTACCTGGTGCTCGTCGCCGGCATTTACGCGGTGTGGAACCACCTGGAAGGCAACGCCTTCCAGTGGCCCGTGTTCACGCCGATCCTGCTGTCGGGTGCACTGACCGCGTTCATCGCGTTCTACCTCGGTCTCGCCAAGCGCAAGCAGGGCGGGCAGCTCGTCGAAGACATGGAGCACGCCGATATCGACGACGGTGACCCCGAGCAGGGCGAGTTCAGCCCCTGGAGCTGGTGGCCCCTCGTTCTGGCCTTCGCCTGCTCCGTCGTGGTACTCGGACTCGCCATGAGCTGGGGCTTCTTCTGGCTCAGCTTCTTCATGGCCCCGCTGGTGCTCGTCTCGATCGTGGGCTGGGTGTACGAGTACTACCGCGGCCACTTCGCACGATAA
- the coxB gene encoding cytochrome c oxidase subunit II, with product MKWVAAPVALAAALALAGCTPEQQRGFLPEGSEGATNHTDGITGLWVTSWIVLLAVGVITWGLIIWATVAYRRRKGQTGLPVQMRYNMPIEVFFTVVPVILVLGFFAFTAQEQTKIETREENPDNIVEVYGKRWAWDFNYVNEDVHFSGVQVETDSEGSPKEETMPVLYLPVDQTTEIRLETRDVIHSFWVVEFLYKKDMIPGQTNYMTFTPEKTGTFTGKCAELCGEYHSMMLFEVQVLEQDEYEQKIAELRANPENQGLAPADLNPNQDRFFGDEAEAHNE from the coding sequence ATGAAATGGGTTGCGGCCCCGGTAGCATTGGCGGCTGCGCTCGCCCTCGCCGGCTGCACCCCCGAGCAGCAGCGCGGCTTCTTGCCGGAGGGTTCCGAGGGAGCCACCAACCACACTGACGGCATCACCGGTCTGTGGGTGACGTCGTGGATCGTGCTGCTCGCCGTCGGCGTCATCACGTGGGGCCTGATCATCTGGGCCACGGTCGCGTACCGTCGCCGGAAGGGCCAGACGGGCCTGCCGGTGCAGATGCGCTACAACATGCCGATCGAAGTGTTCTTCACCGTCGTCCCCGTCATCCTGGTGCTCGGGTTCTTCGCGTTCACCGCGCAGGAGCAGACGAAGATCGAGACGCGCGAGGAGAACCCCGACAATATCGTCGAGGTCTACGGCAAGCGCTGGGCGTGGGACTTCAACTACGTGAATGAGGACGTCCACTTCTCGGGAGTCCAGGTCGAGACCGACAGCGAGGGCTCGCCCAAGGAAGAGACCATGCCGGTCCTGTACCTTCCGGTCGATCAGACCACGGAGATCCGCCTCGAGACGCGTGACGTGATTCACTCGTTCTGGGTCGTCGAGTTCCTCTACAAGAAGGACATGATCCCCGGTCAGACCAACTACATGACGTTTACCCCGGAGAAGACCGGCACCTTCACCGGCAAGTGCGCCGAACTCTGCGGCGAGTACCACTCGATGATGCTTTTCGAGGTGCAGGTGCTCGAACAGGACGAGTACGAGCAGAAGATCGCCGAGCTTCGTGCGAACCCGGAGAACCAGGGCCTGGCCCCTGCCGACCTGAACCCCAATCAGGATCGCTTCTTCGGTGACGAGGCCGAGGCACACAACGAGTAA